The Nematostella vectensis chromosome 6, jaNemVect1.1, whole genome shotgun sequence region CATAATACTATACGCTGTTTAATAGGGATACAATGGCGTGGAGATGTTTTCCTCCTGGCCAAAAACGTCTTTGATCCTTGATAATGTTTCCAGTGATGGCTAAACAGGGGAACAACACAGAAATTTGTGTGTGtatgacagagcaaaaaaatggcaagttttcccaaaataaggtctggttaacttcggcaAGCTTGTAGATCCAGGGGggatagaggttccttatgttatgtaaaccaacatatcaaaaagtgtttttctcttatggattcgtcttcgaaatatgaggcttgaagtgcaattttcaaatgttcaaagcatgaattctcctcgttagGGAAAAGTcaggctctgatcagaaattaagacAACTTTggttgcatatatctaaatttcatactttctaaatttctttcaaattttgaattaagcttttttgtcagaggaactcctcgtatgcggaatcttgagcttatatactgaaaattggaaaatttcatgctattttttgctctgtcagcTTGCACGTAATGTCTCTTTATCCTCAATTAGCCACTTCTTCAAAcaaatttttataaaataagaaaagatTGCCTGTTTACAGTATTGTAAAgaatctaaaataaaaaaactccaTTAGGCACAATCATGAACTGAAACACTTTATGTTGCTTGGCAGGGGGGCAGTGGTATGGAGTTGACATCAACAGAGAAGACATTGCTGATAATTTTGAGGCATGCGTCTGGGAGCCTGCAGTGGTCAAGATCAATGCCATCACAGCAGCTACAGAAGCATCTTGTCTTATCCTCTCGGTAGACGAGACCATCAAGAATCCCAAGTCAGGAGGTGATGGCCCACCGCCCGCCATGCCGGGTGGTATGGGACGAGGGCGTGGCAGGCCaagataataaatgaacttatTTAGTACTGTCAAAGAAAAGGTAATCGAGCATGACAACTAATTTAGTCGTGTAGTGGACCGACCGCACAAGAGTTCTAAACAAGTCAAATAATGCACATCTTGATCTACATAAGGATATTTCCCTAAGTGTACATTGTACAGTGGTTGTGAATCAACTTGATGGCGATGTTTAGAAATATTTGATGATCTTGATCATGAAATATTCAAAGTGTGGAAAGGAAATGCTCAATAAAGTGCTcaagaaataacaacaacTAAAAGTGGCTTCTTTAATTGTGCATATATCCAGGGACTGGTTGTTGTTACCAGGGTTAATCGTTCTACCTGTCTCAATTTCCTTTTACATACTTCTACCCGGTTTCGTGAATCATCTAGGAAATATCTTAAAGCGCTTTAAATCCTCGTGCAAGCACCGCTAGTATCCATCAATACTTTTTAGCACATTCCTGCAAACGCTAGTATAGTTTAGCTTTGTTTTTTTCGACCCCTTTATGGGGTTTTATGGAAACCCCTCTACCAATTCGTACAAACACGATCCAACAGCTTCTGTCAAACTTCCAGGCACCTCTTTTGAGCTGGTGTTGTGAAGCTTACATGCGCAGAATGCTGCGTCCTGCATTGTTATGGTAACTGATTTACACCCAGGCAACCGCTGACACATCAACAAGCACGATAGGATGCTGTCTGTACGTATCGTCTTGATGGTGTGCTGATTGTTTAGTGTGGAATGCTGTACGGGGTAATATGCCCCGGAGAACGAATCTGCAAACatcataacataaaaaaagacatttgaAGGGAAAACCTGTAAAGTAAATTCCACAGATCAGGAGTTGCTTGATGTGGTTCTTTTCTCTGATCAAGGATAGAGAACGACAGTATTGTACTGTCATTTTTCAGTGCCGTAGAATgccttgaaatattgggggtggggccACAGctacgcccctactggtcatttccttataattttttgcaaatatagggaggggcacatgcccccagtgccccacccctgttTTTTGCAGAAATAAGATAAGTCGATCTTGAAGCAATTTTTTTGCATTCTTACTTTTTCATTGACaagaaaaaatggaaaacagGAAAAACTCAGCTCGGCTGGTATTTGTCATGTATATACCCGTAATTTTATCAGGGTTGCGATAAAAATTTAGCTATTCTAACGTTATGTCAATAGATACCCGTAATGGTCTACTTACCCGGAATAGTAATGGGTGGTTTGGGACTCTGAAAGAAAAGTTTAAATATATCATCAGCGCCATAAGAACCTAGCACTTGTTTATATACCTTTTGTCAAAATGCTGATTTACGGTTGATAACAAGAGAAAAAATACACTTTATGCTTGGTGCATTGTATACTGTTGTTAAATTTAGGGTTGATAAGAACATCAGCCTAATCTAAGaattttttggttttgttatATGGTTGTTAGACCTCGAAGAATCATGTTATGAAGGCTTTACGGGCGCTCGGCCTCAAAACCCCAATTGTCTTTCCTTGCTTAAGTCAGTGTGCTCAACCAAACAAAAGATGATGGCTGATGCTTGTATAAAGCAAAAAAGCAAAGGTTTTGCTTTTTACAAGCAGCCATCATCTTTTGCTTGGTTTAGCACGGTTACCATATAATTGCTGAAGACCGAGGAAAATGTGAGAAGCGGAAGGCGTGAGAATGTGTGAGAGGACCGAGAAAACGTTTGAGAGGCCATGTCTGTATTTGAATACAAAATGTGCCCCTGCTTCCCCGGGTATTTGATATTGTCTCTTTACCGCGTTGGCAACCACAACATAATCTGCCAGGAAACCTTTATCAGCCACCAAAAGATCCGTGTGAAACTTCACCACCATTTCCTGGCCAGTGGACGAAAATGACATGGGCGTGGCCGGGGCCCCGCAGCGATAAGCCAATACCGGGTTATCTGCCTTCTCGTCCCGTACCAGGACATAGTCATAACGGGAGCAATTGTCAGAAGGTTCGAGCCGGAAGGCGGTGAAGGTTAGTTTGACGTGGTGGCCTTGTGGAGCGGTGATCTTCCAAGTAAAGTCTGTGTTGCCACCGTAGTGGTCCGGGTAGTTAGGCGAGGAGAGGGAACCGCTAGGCGCCGTCAGGTTCTCGGAAGAGGACCCCACTGGAAGTACAAACCATGTGCTCCTTTttagggagggagggtgggggaggaGTATGGGCTAGTAGATTTGGGTCGGGTGGTCTTTGTTGCTATTGTAATGGTCTGGATAATTTGGAGAGCCTAAGCCAGGCGTCGTTAATGGTAGTGCAATTTTGTGCATTTTAAGTGCATTTTTGTACAAAATCCTActttaaaaacattaaaaaatcacTTTCTTGGGGACCTTTAAAGCTGTTATTTTGAGATTGCGGTCTATCTTTACCACCGCGAAAAAAAATGCGTGTCAGATTTTTgaaaacagcaaacaaaatattttagttGAGAACcgtattgtttttttaaggatTGAACACTAACCGCACAACCGAAATTAACGAAGCACGTCTTATTTCCATAAGCACATTTAAATCTTTAAAAGGGTATATCATTTTATCttgttattttatatttttaatttgccATACGCAAATTTGGGATGCTTCCGGAGCTAACGGCAAAATAGTCTAATTGCAAAATAATTGGCACAAAATGAGATACCCCTTTAAAGCGAGTTTATAGTTCTAGTTGTATGCAAAATTTTAGGAAAATTGGGCAAAATGCTTGTATTCGACCATTTAACGAGTTCGCCGTGTTTTAGCCTGTTTTAGCCTGTTTTAACCTGTTTTAACCTGTTTTAGCCTATTTCAGCCTGTTTTAGCCTGTTTTAACCAGTTTTAGCCTGTTTTAGCCTGTTTTAACCTGTTTTAGCCTGTTTTAGTTTCTCATTACGGGGCCTCTAAAGGTCATAAGTTCCCATATTGACTGTAATTTTCGACCCATCTAAAAACGCGCGCCAATGAAATTCACTTGATTTTTAGGACCAACTTGAACCCTAACTTTAAAATTGATTGAAGGCTACGGCCGCCTTCTTATGACCATGTTATAGGCAAGCATACCTCGAAGGACTTTAAAGGTTGCATTGAACCCGGTGTGAGATTTAACACCATTGTTGACGACAGACACAAGCGTCAAAGTCATCGTATATTCTGGAGAATACCACGTGATCGGCCCAGAATGCCCTGCGCAGAGCTGGAGCGAGTCGTCGGTACCAGTGATCAGCAGGTAATCCCCGCACTCGTCCTCGCCGACCCCGGGATGGAGATCAAGAAAGTGGACTGTGAACTTGATGTAGGAAGTGAGAAACTTGGTGATTGACCACGTGCAGTTTGTCCCTTGGGGGTAGGGGTTGGGCCAGTTTTTGCTCGAGATGGTGCCTTGCAATGCATCATCGGAGAACACTTCACCACAGCTTTTCACTtaatcaaaaacaaaaaaatgaattataaTACCATGAAACTATGTTAATAGAAGTGATTTTTGGAGGGGGAATGATACGAAGAAAATGTTGTCGTTTttggggtctggtaccgatgCCCTCCTGAGCATAGCTTTCTGTGTCGCCCGTTTACTTTGTGGAGCAAATTAATcgagcgacacagaaagctctgcgcagAGAGTATGCTACCAaggaatcttagtttcttttcaaagACTTTCtcaattgactaaagatggtcacagtcactgctATTCTTTTCTGATTACACgttataaagtttacgaagcacctgcggtacggcaaccttaaaaataacaagaaccGTGCAGTTTTTCTAAATAAAGattatattagtttccttatatggaagtaaTAACTGACCCAAAAtgcaacaaaatatataataaccCTAagacgcaaaatgtaataagtGTTTGACCCGAAATGTGATAAATTTTCAACgcagaatataaaaaaaacaattatatttCAGCAAAATTCagcaatattttctaaagcTAGAGAACTATTAATAACTGTTAACTACCACGTTACAAACCTTATCGTTTATAACAACTAAAAGTGTTTGCGCAAAGCAAAACAAAGTTTCATTCTCTTAATAACAAATACAAACCTTGATAATTTGCGAATTCCAGCACCACTATGATGTGGAGCATACGGTAAAAATTTGCcatgtttcttgttttttaaCCATGTGAAGGCCGTAACATCCACCTGGGCCGTGCCTTTTCAGAAGCGTGTGCCAAATATTAATTGTCTAAGGATCATCCCCTAAGCCTGGCCATAAGGTCTGGTTGGATAGTTCGATACGATGAGTTGATTCAGGTGTTCAGGATGTTAGCcagacaattaaaaaaaacgttattatttatttaagtAATTGATGTTAACAAAGAGTATGATTGCttaaaaaaagatgttttgaCTCTGAAACGTGAACGttgatttcttcttttttttcagagagATAGGCTTCTATAGAAAAGTTGGAAAAATTGAAGAGATAACCAATTGCTAACCCTTGGAAATCCTATAGATTTTAACTGAATATgtcttaaagtccatataacctttcagaatTGATAGATTTGGtcgattatttatttttttatcttccaaatggtatgtggttcgtatggataCCAAATAATACGCGTTCGCGCGGATAACTCAAATCTGCAatattttggtattttggtcaaccttccgAAAAAAATGCCTTGTGAACTGGAAAGCCAACAGGCTCAAAGCCTGTAAAGCCTAGGTctagtcatttgtgacgtagatcgagacgTCAATCAAATTTCTTGATAAAATATATGGGCGCGCTATACTAGTTCATGTCTTCTAagttaaggtaattcccttgaaatagttctacaactcagaattttttaaaacttggcataaacaatattgaggTTAAgtgctttcaaaaaatgtaataaaaaaaaaatgggggtaccgacctcgttttcacaacagaggggcgtagagttgacgcgttttcattgatcgcgcaaggaaaaatcccaactcttagttttcaaaaagagtgcctatagtctttagaaaattaagttgtgtttgtcgagctgccaaaatccgatctcctaaacaataacccgtagtaccTAATGTTTAAAAccaatcacattttaagagatcaCACTAAAATACATTGTTTTCGCCGctattcatacggtaaaaagcgccattttgaagtatttttacggcttttaagagaaataacaaaacttctacaacccaactttttttcttcttctgtatatcatttttccgtatatatttaactatttaaGCAAATACAacatgggggtaaccgacttcgtttttctgtcaaagcgattttaagtaaaaaacgcgcgccttttgctgttttcttgtacaactgtggcgcgctcgcgcacttaataccggaaaattcgaacaaacagcgcgcgccactatgcgcagaaggggtgcgcagtgcaattcaagggaattaccttaatgCTGAAGATCGTTTTGTGGTCTTAATATCTCAACCTTGTAGTCAACTGATTATTCATCTTCAGGAAAAAATCCTGTCAAATTTACAAAAGTTTCTTGTTTTCACTGGACCTTCTTCAGAGCTTTGAAAAATGTATTTCTGTTTATTGTCCTCCATACTCATGTCACCACACAGTGCAAGAGGACTCAAAGAAGCAAAATACGTCCGCATCAGCTTCTCAGGAAAATGGGGTAGCGAGCGAACTGTATGGAGAAAGGCAGAAGATCTTCAAACAAGTCAACCTTCCTCAAGGTAGGATGACGCTTCATTTTTCAATTGGTAAAAATGATTTGGGGTAACTTCTATATATCATGTTAAAATTAGagaaaaattgaataaaacaTTGACCTTAATTGACGGTAAtgaagttgaaaaagtttTCATCTTTCCCCATTTTGTATCTCCGTTTTCACCCTTCATTACCGATGAAAAACAagctaaaaaataacaaatcagTTTTAATTTCACCTGGAATCTCTTACATTGTGTGTCTACTATGCGGTATTGATATTTTAGTATAAATTTGTGGAAGAAATACCttattgcatttaattttcgcgtcactttaatttcgcgaatttcgcgttTTTAGaagattcgcgaaaataaagtgacgcgaaacataagtgtcgcgaaaattaggatgcgcAAAAATTcagtgagtacacaagaagccttttGGAAAATAATGGCCTTTTAATAAGCTTTATCGAAACACATTGTCTATTTAGTGACGCCCCTTACAAACCCCATACGTGGTTAAGATACATCGAcgatatttttgttgtatgGACTGAGGGTCTAGACAAATTGAACGCTTTTGTAGATTATCTTAACAATCTACATCCCACCATTAAATTTATAAGCTCCCACTCCTATAACAATGTACCTTTTCTTGACGTTAATGTCTCccttgttaatagtaaaatcgGAACTGACCTCTACTCCAAACCTACTGACAAACACCAACACCTTCTTTTTTCATCTTGCCATCCTCATCACACCAAAAAGGCCATCCCCTATAGCCTCGCCCTCCGTATTCGCCG contains the following coding sequences:
- the LOC5521050 gene encoding tolloid-like protein 1, yielding MTLTLVSVVNNGVKSHTGFNATFKVLRVGSSSENLTAPSGSLSSPNYPDHYGGNTDFTWKITAPQGHHVKLTFTAFRLEPSDNCSRYDYVLVRDEKADNPVLAYRCGAPATPMSFSSTGQEMVVKFHTDLLVADKGFLADYVVVANASPKPPITIPDSFSGAYYPVQHSTLNNQHTIKTIRTDSILSCLLMCQRLPGCKSVTITMQDAAFCACKLHNTSSKEVPGSLTEAVGSCLYELVEGFP